One region of Chitinispirillum alkaliphilum genomic DNA includes:
- a CDS encoding tRNA uridine 5-carboxymethylaminomethyl modification enzyme GidA: MAMKTDILVVGGGHAGIEAAHIAARKGLEVVLVTSHLDLIGQMSCNPAIGGIAKGNIVREIDALGGLMGKIIDESGIHFRMLNQSKGAAVWGNRAQADKNTYRKIAREELEKCDNISLFQGMVVEIICKNGKVEAVRTDTNQIITTKAIVLATGTFLNGVVHIGLNSYQAGRTGEPPSLGLTESLGGYGIETGRLKTGTSPRIDGRSVDFSKLDLQEGDKNPWPFSFFTKRTLLNKVFCFQGKTNNDTHSIINENLDKSPLYRGKITSVGPRYCPSIEDKVMRFGDRNGHTLFLEPESLENKEFYLNGLSTSMPFDIQERMVRSIKGLEKAKIIRPGYGIEYDYFQPLQLKPTLESKIVGNLYFAGQINGTSGYEEAACQGLIAGMNAALSILQEGEMILGRETSYTGVLIDDLIMRGTEEPYRMFTSRAEYRLLLRQDNCDERLMPISFEKGFIDKDTYEERLRHWDRKKETIEWLGSVKINPADCYETTGRELKNRVKAIDLLRRPEFSLKEVLECVEKQEERSAENRELTEILIANRYLFLGVESDIKYKGFVQKQLNEVEKIRRLEKTVIPEDIDYKDIPGLLIESRTKMDKVRPRSLGQASRIPGVTPADISILALYLSKEKIK, translated from the coding sequence ATGGCTATGAAAACAGATATTTTAGTAGTGGGTGGGGGACATGCAGGGATAGAGGCTGCTCATATTGCTGCCCGGAAAGGGTTGGAGGTTGTCTTGGTTACAAGTCACCTTGACCTTATAGGGCAGATGTCTTGTAATCCAGCCATTGGTGGTATAGCAAAAGGGAATATAGTAAGAGAAATTGACGCACTCGGTGGTCTGATGGGGAAGATTATCGATGAATCTGGGATTCATTTTAGGATGCTGAACCAGAGTAAGGGTGCAGCTGTTTGGGGAAACAGGGCTCAGGCGGATAAAAACACCTATCGGAAAATAGCCAGGGAGGAATTGGAAAAATGTGATAATATATCCCTCTTTCAGGGGATGGTTGTAGAAATTATCTGTAAAAATGGTAAAGTAGAAGCTGTCAGAACAGATACAAACCAAATTATTACCACTAAAGCGATTGTACTTGCAACTGGAACTTTTCTTAATGGTGTTGTTCATATTGGTTTAAATTCCTATCAGGCTGGACGAACTGGGGAACCACCTTCTTTAGGGTTAACCGAATCACTTGGTGGTTATGGGATTGAGACAGGGAGATTAAAAACCGGGACTTCTCCCCGAATAGATGGAAGAAGTGTGGATTTCTCAAAACTCGATCTTCAGGAAGGGGATAAAAACCCATGGCCCTTTTCATTTTTTACCAAAAGAACTCTTTTGAACAAGGTTTTTTGTTTTCAGGGCAAAACAAACAATGATACCCATAGTATAATAAACGAGAATCTGGATAAATCACCTCTGTACAGGGGCAAAATAACCAGTGTTGGTCCAAGATACTGCCCTTCGATAGAAGATAAAGTGATGAGGTTTGGAGATAGGAATGGGCATACATTATTTTTAGAACCAGAAAGTCTTGAGAATAAAGAGTTTTATCTCAATGGTCTTTCCACTTCTATGCCTTTCGATATTCAGGAAAGAATGGTCAGAAGTATCAAAGGTTTAGAAAAGGCCAAAATTATTCGACCAGGTTATGGTATCGAATACGATTATTTTCAGCCTCTTCAACTTAAACCAACTCTCGAATCAAAAATAGTGGGCAACCTCTATTTTGCAGGTCAGATAAATGGAACATCCGGCTATGAAGAAGCCGCCTGTCAGGGTTTGATAGCAGGAATGAACGCTGCCCTTAGTATTTTGCAGGAAGGGGAAATGATTCTTGGACGAGAAACTTCCTACACAGGTGTTTTGATAGATGATCTGATAATGAGAGGGACAGAAGAGCCATACCGAATGTTTACTTCAAGAGCTGAATACCGGCTTCTTCTCAGGCAGGATAATTGTGATGAACGACTCATGCCTATTTCTTTTGAAAAAGGATTTATAGACAAAGATACGTATGAAGAGAGATTGAGGCACTGGGATAGGAAAAAAGAAACTATTGAGTGGCTGGGCAGTGTAAAAATTAATCCTGCAGATTGTTATGAAACAACCGGTCGGGAGTTAAAAAATAGGGTAAAAGCGATTGATCTTCTTAGAAGGCCGGAGTTTTCATTAAAAGAAGTCCTGGAATGTGTTGAAAAACAGGAAGAAAGATCTGCAGAGAATAGGGAATTAACAGAGATTTTAATAGCAAACCGTTATTTGTTCCTTGGTGTGGAATCAGATATAAAATACAAAGGGTTTGTTCAAAAACAGCTAAATGAAGTAGAGAAAATAAGAAGGTTGGAAAAAACGGTGATACCGGAGGATATTGATTATAAAGATATACCCGGGTTGCTGATAGAATCGAGAACTAAAATGGATAAGGTTAGACCACGTTCATTGGGTCAGGCCTCAAGAATTCCGGGTGTAACACCAGCGGATATATCTATTTTGGCTTTGTATTTATCTAAAGAAAAAATAAAATAG
- a CDS encoding GTPase and tRNA-U34 5-formylation enzyme TrmE, which translates to MEPKENTIVASATPPGKGALAVIRLSGSRANTIVAEIIKEKEKFKRTEERKIALYTVIDKNGGIIDEVIAVKYISPVSFTGEDMVEITCHGSSLITKTIIEQTYRYGAQAASPGEFTRRAFDNKKIDLMKAEAIQALIDSTTSLQYETAKRAYTGKSREKIEEYKSEIIEILSQIEAVIEFGEEDDIHDSNTEITSILDNLKRRLAEEYSRATRIKQFENGLSVLLAGPVNAGKSSLFNKILGYERSIVHNSAGTTRDSVSESVNINGQKIRITDSAGLRETENEIENMGIEITRKEIKEAHLVIWVTSAEEPFENQELNMIENLGKNCVSVINKIENGDKYKKRDQLEKMGVEYITLSVKENINTDGMIKKIQHSINEIINNVQLPDIISNERHQKIVERIIENLSLAKENICREEIAAFYVRKNLETIEEICGYTTSEEVLNNIFSNFCIGK; encoded by the coding sequence ATGGAACCAAAAGAAAATACAATCGTTGCATCAGCAACCCCTCCTGGAAAAGGGGCTTTGGCTGTTATTAGGCTTTCCGGAAGCAGAGCTAATACTATTGTAGCAGAAATTATTAAAGAGAAGGAAAAATTCAAACGAACAGAAGAGAGAAAAATAGCTCTGTATACAGTAATAGATAAAAATGGTGGGATAATAGATGAAGTAATAGCAGTAAAATACATATCACCTGTATCTTTTACCGGAGAAGATATGGTAGAGATAACCTGCCACGGGAGCTCCCTTATTACAAAAACGATAATTGAACAAACATATAGATATGGAGCTCAAGCAGCTTCCCCGGGTGAATTTACAAGAAGAGCTTTTGATAACAAAAAAATAGATTTAATGAAAGCAGAAGCGATACAGGCTTTAATTGACTCAACTACTTCATTGCAATACGAAACAGCCAAAAGAGCTTACACAGGGAAAAGTAGAGAAAAAATTGAAGAGTATAAGAGTGAGATAATAGAAATACTCAGTCAGATAGAGGCTGTGATAGAGTTTGGAGAAGAAGATGATATACACGATTCAAATACAGAAATTACATCGATACTGGATAATCTTAAAAGAAGACTGGCTGAAGAATACTCAAGGGCAACCAGAATAAAGCAATTTGAAAACGGACTATCAGTTTTGCTCGCAGGGCCGGTTAATGCAGGGAAATCCAGTCTTTTTAACAAAATACTCGGATATGAGAGATCAATCGTTCATAATTCTGCTGGAACAACAAGAGATAGTGTATCAGAGAGTGTTAATATAAATGGGCAGAAAATACGAATCACAGACAGTGCCGGTTTAAGGGAAACTGAAAACGAAATAGAAAACATGGGCATTGAGATAACCAGGAAAGAAATAAAAGAAGCCCATCTAGTAATATGGGTAACATCTGCAGAAGAGCCTTTTGAAAATCAAGAATTAAATATGATAGAAAACCTGGGAAAAAATTGTGTTTCAGTAATAAATAAAATTGAGAACGGGGATAAATATAAAAAGAGAGATCAATTGGAAAAGATGGGTGTTGAATATATAACTCTCAGTGTAAAAGAAAATATAAACACAGATGGGATGATAAAAAAGATACAACACTCCATAAATGAGATAATTAATAACGTTCAATTACCAGATATTATTTCAAACGAGCGACATCAAAAGATAGTAGAAAGAATAATAGAGAATTTATCTCTGGCCAAAGAGAATATATGCAGGGAAGAGATTGCAGCATTCTATGTAAGAAAAAACCTTGAAACCATAGAAGAGATCTGTGGTTATACGACATCAGAGGAAGTGTTAAACAATATTTTTTCCAATTTTTGTATAGGGAAGTAA
- a CDS encoding rRNA small subunit 7-methylguanosine (m7G) methyltransferase GidB, producing the protein MDAVLKPFLERAKKAYELKELERLGLTPELEQREQILEYICLLLKWNDDAGLVSKNDEESLFLRHFCDSLQPLLLFGFKKNALVLDIGSGGGFPSIPIRIFRPDLSFVLAESNRKKASFLNEVKKSLELDNLEVFNGKVERYNTEEKKFDYVISRGFGSLQKFSQLAKPMVKPDGHMYTFKTKKFTSELDFITNNKETDGIKIREIAEYDLGNIILGLNLVSLEICDVVENPA; encoded by the coding sequence ATGGATGCTGTATTAAAACCGTTTCTTGAGCGGGCTAAAAAAGCCTATGAATTGAAAGAGTTGGAACGTTTGGGGCTGACTCCGGAACTTGAGCAGAGAGAGCAGATATTGGAATATATTTGTTTGCTCTTAAAATGGAATGACGATGCAGGATTGGTTTCCAAAAATGATGAAGAATCATTATTTTTGAGACATTTCTGTGATTCGCTTCAGCCGTTGCTTCTTTTTGGTTTTAAAAAGAATGCACTTGTTTTGGATATAGGTTCAGGTGGAGGATTTCCCTCAATTCCTATCAGGATTTTCAGACCAGATCTCTCTTTTGTGCTTGCTGAGTCAAACAGAAAGAAGGCTTCCTTTCTAAATGAAGTGAAAAAGAGTCTCGAACTGGATAATCTGGAAGTGTTCAATGGTAAAGTGGAAAGGTATAACACTGAAGAGAAAAAATTTGATTATGTGATAAGCAGAGGATTCGGATCACTTCAAAAATTCTCTCAGCTGGCAAAACCAATGGTTAAACCAGACGGACATATGTATACTTTCAAAACAAAAAAATTCACTTCTGAATTGGATTTTATCACAAACAACAAAGAAACAGATGGAATTAAGATAAGAGAAATTGCAGAATATGATCTTGGCAATATTATCCTTGGTTTGAATCTGGTATCTCTGGAAATCTGTGATGTTGTGGAAAACCCGGCGTGA